In Bos indicus isolate NIAB-ARS_2022 breed Sahiwal x Tharparkar chromosome 2, NIAB-ARS_B.indTharparkar_mat_pri_1.0, whole genome shotgun sequence, a single genomic region encodes these proteins:
- the OBSL1 gene encoding obscurin-like protein 1 isoform X4 — MKAGSGDQGSPPCFLRFPRPVRVVSGAEAELKCVVLGEPPPTVVWEKGGQQLAASDRLSFPVDGAEHCLLLSGALPTDAGVYVCRARNSAGEAYAAAAVTVLEPPAHEPEPQLAERPLPPPGAGEGAPVFLTGPRSQWVLRGAEVVLECQVGGLPAPTLYWEKDGMALDEVWDSSHFSLEPGRAGAGAGAGASLALRILAARLPDSGVYVCHARNAHGHARAGALLQVQQTPESPPEDPDEAPTPVVEPLKCAPKTFWVNEGKHAKFRCYVMGKPEPEIEWHWEGRPLLPDRRRLMYRDRDGGFVLKVLYCQAKDRGLYVCAARNSAGQTLSAVQLHVKEPRLRFSRPLQDVEGREHGIAVLECKVPNSRIPTAWFREDQRLLPCRKYEQIEEGTVRRLIIHRLKADDDGVYLCEMRGRVRTVANVTVKGPILKRLPRKLDVFEGENAVLLVETREAGVEGRWSRDGEDLPATCQSSSGHMHALVLPGVTREDAGEVTFSLGNSRTTTLLRVKCIKHNPPGPPVLAEMFKGHRNTVLLTWKPPDPTPETPFIYRLERQEVGSEDWVQCFSIEKAGAVEVPGDCVPTEGDYRFRVCTVSEHGRSPHVVFHGSAHLVPTARLVAGLEEVQVYDGEDAVFSLDLSTVIQGTWFLNGEELKSNEPEGQVGPGPLRYRVEQHGLQHRLILQAVRHQDSGALIGFSCPGVQDSAALTIQESPVHILSPQDKVSLTFTTSDRVVLTCELSRVDFPASWYKDGQQVEESESLVVKMDGRKHRLILPEAQVQDSGEFECRTEGISAFFSVTVQDPPVHIVAPREHVFVHAITSECVMLTCEVDREDAPVHWFKDGQEVEESDFVLLESEGPHRRLVLPSAQPSVGGEFQCVAGDERAYFTVTITDVSSWIVYPSGKVYVAAVRLERVVLTCELCRPWAEVRWTKDGEEVVESPALLLQKEDTVRRLVLPAVQLEDSGEYLCEIDDESASFTVTVTEPPVRILYPRDEVTLVAVSLECVVLMCELSREDAPVRWYKDGLEVEESEALVLESDGPHRRLVLPAAQPQDGGEFVCDAGDDSAFYTVTVTAPPERIVHPAARSLDLQFRAPGRVELRCEVAPAGSQVRWYKDGLEVEASDALQLGAEGPTRTLTLPHAQPEDAGEYVCETRDEAVTFNISLAEPPVQFLAPEAAPGPLCVAPGEPVVLSCELSRAGALVFWSHNGKPVQTGEGLELRAEGPRRVLCIRAADLAHAGLYTCQCGAAPGAPSLSFTVQVAEPPLVKLISELTPLTVHEGDDATFRCEVSPPDADITWLRNGVVVTPGPQLEMTQNGSSRTLTVRSCRLEDAGTVTARAGGTSTSARLHVRETELLFLRRLQDVRAEEGQDVCLEVETGRVGAAGAVHWMRGGAPLPPDSRLSTAQDGHIYRLFIHCVVLADQGTYGCESHHDRTLARLSVRPKQLRVLQPLEDVTIIEGGSATFQLELSQEGVTGEWARGGVRLQPGPKCQIQAEGHAHHLVLSGLGLADSGCISFTADTLRCAARLTVREAPVTIVRGLQDLEVTEGDTATFECALSQTLADVTWEKDGQPLTPSARLRLQALGTRRLLQLRRCSPLDAGTYSCVVGMARTGPVHLVVRERKVSVLSELRSVRAREGDGATFECTVSEVETAGSWELGGRPLRPGGRVRIRQEGKKHILVLSELRAEDAGEVRFQAGPAQSVAQLEVEALPLQMLRRPPREKTVLVGRRAVLEVTVSRPGGQVCWLREGAELCPGDKYQLRSHGPTHSLVIHDVRPEDQGTYCCQAGQDSAYTRLLVEGDATLST; from the exons ATGAAGGCGGGCTCGGGGGATCAGGGGAGCCCCCCGTGCTTCCTGCGCTTCCCGCGGCCCGTGCGGGTGGTAAGTGGCGCGGAGGCCGAGCTCAAGTGCGTGGTGCTGGGGGAGCCGCCGCCCACTGTCGTGTGGGAGAAGGGCGGGCAGCAGCTGGCGGCCTCCGATCGCCTGAGCTTCCCGGTAGACGGCGCCGAGCACTGCCTGCTGCTGAGCGGGGCGCTGCCCACCGACGCTGGGGTCTACGTGTGCCGCGCCCGCAACTCGGCCGGAGAGGCCTACGCGGCAGCTGCCGTCACCGTGCTGGAGCCGCCGGCCCACGAGCCCGAGCCCCAGCTCGCCGAGCGCCCGCTGCCGCCGCCCGGAGCCGGAGAGGGCGCCCCGGTGTTCCTGACGGGGCCCCGGTCCCAGTGGGTGCTGCGGGGGGCGGAGGTGGTGCTGGAGTGCCAGGTGGGGGGCCTCCCCGCGCCCACGCTCTACTGGGAGAAGGATGGGATGGCGCTGGACGAAGTGTGGGACAGCAGCCACTTCTCCCTCGAGCCGGGCCgcgcgggcgcgggcgcgggcgcgggcgcgAGCCTGGCGCTTCGCATCCTGGCGGCTCGGCTGCCCGACTCGGGCGTCTACGTGTGCCACGCCCGCAACGCCCACGGCCACGCGCGGGCCGGGGCGCTGCTGCAGGTGCAGCAGACCCCCGAGAGCCCGCCCGAGGACCCCGACGAGGCCCCCACGCCCGTGGTGGAGCCGCTTAAGTGCGCGCCCAAGACCTTCTGGGTGAACGAGGGCAAGCACGCAAAGTTCCGCTGCTACGTGATGGGCAAGCCGGAGCCAGAAATTGAATGGCACTGGGAGGGCCGCCCGCTGCTCCCCGATCGCCGCCGCCTCATGTACCGCGACCGAGACGGCGGCTTTGTGCTCAAGGTGCTGTACTGCCAGGCCAAGGACCGTGGGCTCTACGTGTGCGCCGCGCGCAATTCGGCGGGCCAGACGCTCAGTGCGGTGCAGCTGCACGTGAAAG AGCCCCGCCTCCGCTTCTCTAGGCCGCTGCAGGACGTGGAGGGCCGAGAGCATGGAATTGCGGTGCTGGAGTGTAAAGTCCCCAACTCTCGCATTCCCACTGCCTGGTTCCGCGAGGACCAGCGACTACTGCCCTGCCGCAAGTACGAGCAAATCGAGGAGGGCACGGTCCGCCGCCTCATCATCCACAGGCTGAAGGCGGACGACGACGGCGTCTACCTGTGCGAGATGCGCGGCCGTGTGCGCACCGTGGCCAACGTGACAGTCAAAG GGCCCATCCTGAAGCGGCTGCCCCGGAAGCTCGACGTTTTTGAGGGCGAAAACGCGGTGCTGCTGGTGGAGACACGCGAGGCTGGGGTGGAGGGACGCTGGAGTCGCGACGGAGAGGACCTGCCGGCCACCTGTCAGAGCAGCTCAGGCCACATGCACGCCCTGGTCCTTCCAGGGGTCACCCGAGAAGATGCTGGGGAGGTCACCTTCAGTCTGGGCAACTCCCGGACCACCACTCTGCTTAGAGTCAAAT GCATCAAGCACAATCCCCCAGGACCCCCAGTGTTGGCTGAGATGTTCAAGGGCCACAGGAACACGGTCCTGCTCACCTGGAAGCCTCCAGACCCCACCCCCGAGACCCCCTTCATCTACCGGCTGGAGCGGCAGGAGGTGGGCTCGGAAGACTGGGTACAGTGCTTCAGCATTGAGAAAGCCGGGGCCGTGGAGGTGCCCGGGGACTGCGTGCCGACCGAGGGTGACTACCGCTTCCGAGTCTGCACCGTCAGTGAACACGGCCGCAGCCCGCACGTGGTGTTCCATGGGTCTGCTCACCTGG TGCCCACAGCTCGCCTGGTGGCTGGTCTGGAGGAGGTGCAGGTGTATGATGGGGAAGACGCCGTCTTCTCCCTGGATCTCTCCACCGTCATCCAGGGCACCTGGTTCCTTAACGGGGAGGAGCTCAAGAGTAACGAGCCAGAGGGCCAGGTGGGGCCGGGGCCCCTGCGGTACCGGGTGGAACAGCATGGCCTGCAGCACAGGCTCATCCTGCAGGCCGTCCGGCATCAGGACAGTGGGGCCCTGATCGGCTTCAGCTGCCCAGGTGTGCAGGACTCAGCTGCCCTCACCATCCAAG AGAGTCCCGTGCACATCCTGAGCCCCCAGGACAAGGTGTCGCTGACCTTTACAACCTCCGATCGGGTGGTACTGACCTGTGAGCTCTCCCGGGTGGACTTCCCAGCGAGCTGGTACAAGGATGGGCAGCAGGTGGAGGAGAGCGAGTCACTGGTGGTGAAGATGGACGGGCGCAAACACCGCCTAATCCTGCCCGAGGCCCAGGTCCAGGACAGCGGCGAGTTCGAGTGCAGGACAGAAGGCATCTCAGCCTTCTTCAGCGTCACCGTCCAAG ACCCCCCAGTGCACATCGTGGCCCCCCGGGAGCATGTGTTTGTGCACGCCATAACCTCTGAGTGTGTCATGCTGACCTGTGAGGTGGACCGGGAGGACGCTCCTGTGCACTGGTTCAAGGACGGACAGGAGGTGGAGGAGAGTGACTTCGTGCTGCTGGAGAGTGAAGGGCCCCACCGCCGCCTTGTGCTGCCCTCCGCCCAGCCTTCCGTCGGGGGCGAGTTCCAGTGTGTCGCTGGAGACGAGCGCGCCTACTTCACCGTGACCATCACAG ACGTCTCCTCGTGGATCGTGTACCCCAGCGGCAAGGTGTACGTGGCGGCCGTGCGCCTGGAGCGCGTGGTGCTGACCTGCGAGCTGTGCCGGCCCTGGGCCGAGGTGCGCTGGACCAAGGATGGCGAGGAGGTGGTGGAGAGTCCTGCGCTGCTCCTACAGAAGGAGGACACAGTGCGCCGCCTGGTGCTGCCCGCCGTTCAGCTGGAGGACTCGGGCGAGTACTTGTGTGAAATCGATGACGAATCCGCCTCATTCACGGTCACCGTCACAG AACCCCCAGTGCGCATCCTATACCCCCGGGACGAGGTGACCTTGGTGGCCGTGAGCTTGGAGTGTGTGGTGCTGATGTGTGAGCTGTCTCGGGAGGATGCCCCAGTGCGCTGGTACAAGGACGGGCTGGAGGTGGAGGAAAGCGAGGCCCTGGTGCTGGAGAGCGACGGGCCCCACCGTCGCCTGGTGCTGCCCGCCGCCCAGCCCCAGGACGGGGGCGAGTTCGTATGCGACGCCGGAGACGACTCAGCCTTCTACACTGTCACTGTCACAG CCCCTCCAGAGAGGATTGTGCACCCAGCAGCCCGCTCGCTGGACCTGCAGTTCAGGGCTCCGGGGCGCGTGGAGCTGCGCTGCGAGGTGGCCCCAGCTGGGTCCCAGGTGCGCTGGTACAAGGATGGGCTGGAGGTGGAAGCATCGGATGCCCTGCAACTGGGTGCCGAGGGACCCACCCGCACCCTGACCCTGCCCCACGCCCAGCCCGAGGACGCCGGGGAGTATGTGTGTGAGACTCGCGATGAAGCTGTCACCTTCAACATCAGCCTGGCTG AGCCCCCTGTCCAGTTCCTTGCCCCAGAGGCAGCCCCTGGCCCGCTCTGCGTGGCCCCCGGGGAGCCAGTGGTGCTGAGCTGTGAACTGTCCAGGGCTGGTGCCCTGGTCTTCTGGAGCCATAACGGGAAGCCGGTGCAAACAGGCGAGGGCCTGGAGCTCCGAGCCGAAGGACCCCGCCGCGTCCTCTGCATCCGGGCTGCAGACCTGGCCCACGCAGGCCTCTACACCTGCCAGTGTGGGGCAGCACCGGGGGCCCCCAGCCTCAGCTTCACCGTCCAAGTGGCTG aACCCCCGCTGGTGAAGCTAATCTCGGAGCTGACACCACTCACTGTCCATGAGGGGGATGACGCCACGTTCCGGTGTGAAGTCTCCCCACCAGATGCCGACATCACTTGGCTGCGCAATGGGGTCGTTGTCACTCCAGGGCCCCAGCTAGAGATGACCCAGAATGGGTCAAGCCGCACACTGACCGTGCGAAGCTGCCGGCTCGAGGATGCAGGGACTGTGACTGCCCGAGCTGGGGGCACATCCACAAGTGCCCGGCTGCACGTTCGAG AAACGGAGCTGCTGTTCCTGCGGCGGCTGCAGGACGTGCGGGCGGAGGAAGGCCAGGACGTGTGCCTCGAAGTGGAGACCGGCCGCGTGGGGGCGGCAGGGGCCGTCCACTGGATGCGAGGTGGGGCGCCCCTGCCCCCTGACTCCCGCCTGTCCACAGCCCAGGACGGCCACATCTACCGCCTCTTCATCCACTGCGTTGTGCTGGCCGACCAGGGCACCTACGGCTGCGAGAGCCACCACGACCGCACCCTGGCCCGGCTCAGCGTGAGGC CAAAGCAGCTAAGGGTGCTTCAACCTCTGGAGGATGTGACCATCATCGAGGGGGGCAGTGCCACCTTCCAACTGGAGCTGTCCCAGGAGGGGGTGACTGGGGAATGGGCCCGGGGTGGAGTGCGGCTGCAGCCGGGGCCCAAGTGCCAAATTCAGGCCGAGGGCCACGCTCACCACCTGGTCCTCAGCGGCCTGGGCCTGGCCGACTCGGgctgcatctccttcactgcGGATACACTGCGCTGTGCAGCCAGACTCACCGTGAGAG AGGCCCCAGTGACCATTGTGCGGGGGCTCCAGGACCTTGAAGTGACCGAGGGCGACACAGCTACGTTCGAGTGTGCACTTTCCCAGACCTTGGCTGATGTCACCTGGGAGAAG GATGGGCAGCCGCTCACCCCCAGCGCTCGGCTCAGGCTCCAGGCCCTCGGCACGCGCCGCCTTCTCCAGCTGCGGCGCTGCAGCCCCTTGGACGCAGGGACCTACAGCTGCGTGGTGGGGATGGCCCGAACTGGGCCCGTTCACCTAGTGGTGCGCG AGCGCAAGGTGTCTGTCCTCTCTGAGTTGCGGTCCGTGAGGGCCCGGGAAGGCGACGGAGCCACGTTCGAGTGCACCGTGTCGGAGGTCGAgacagctgggagctgggagctCGGAGGCCGCCCGCTGAGACCCGGAGGCCGCGTCCGCATCCGGCAGGAAG GGAAGAAACACATATTGGTGCTGAGCGAACTACGCGCCGAGGACGCTGGTGAGGTCCGCTTCCAGGCGGGACCCGCCCAGTCCGTGGCTCAACTGGAGGTGGAGG CACTGCCTCTGCAGATGCTCCGCCGGCCCCCTCGCGAGAAGACGGTTCTGGTCGGTCGCCGGGCGGTGCTGGAGGTGACAGTGTCCCGGCCGGGAGGTCAAGTGTGCTGGTTGCGGGAAGGGGCTGAGCTGTGCCCGGGAGACAAGTATCAGCTGCGCAGCCACGGCCCCACCCACAGCCTGGTCATCCATGACGTTCGACCTGAGGATCAGGGCACCTACTGCTGCCAGGCCGGCCAAGACAGCGCCTACACACGGCTGCTGGTAGAGG GAGATGCCACACTCTCCACCTGA
- the OBSL1 gene encoding obscurin-like protein 1 isoform X3 translates to MKAGSGDQGSPPCFLRFPRPVRVVSGAEAELKCVVLGEPPPTVVWEKGGQQLAASDRLSFPVDGAEHCLLLSGALPTDAGVYVCRARNSAGEAYAAAAVTVLEPPAHEPEPQLAERPLPPPGAGEGAPVFLTGPRSQWVLRGAEVVLECQVGGLPAPTLYWEKDGMALDEVWDSSHFSLEPGRAGAGAGAGASLALRILAARLPDSGVYVCHARNAHGHARAGALLQVQQTPESPPEDPDEAPTPVVEPLKCAPKTFWVNEGKHAKFRCYVMGKPEPEIEWHWEGRPLLPDRRRLMYRDRDGGFVLKVLYCQAKDRGLYVCAARNSAGQTLSAVQLHVKEPRLRFSRPLQDVEGREHGIAVLECKVPNSRIPTAWFREDQRLLPCRKYEQIEEGTVRRLIIHRLKADDDGVYLCEMRGRVRTVANVTVKGPILKRLPRKLDVFEGENAVLLVETREAGVEGRWSRDGEDLPATCQSSSGHMHALVLPGVTREDAGEVTFSLGNSRTTTLLRVKCIKHNPPGPPVLAEMFKGHRNTVLLTWKPPDPTPETPFIYRLERQEVGSEDWVQCFSIEKAGAVEVPGDCVPTEGDYRFRVCTVSEHGRSPHVVFHGSAHLVPTARLVAGLEEVQVYDGEDAVFSLDLSTVIQGTWFLNGEELKSNEPEGQVGPGPLRYRVEQHGLQHRLILQAVRHQDSGALIGFSCPGVQDSAALTIQESPVHILSPQDKVSLTFTTSDRVVLTCELSRVDFPASWYKDGQQVEESESLVVKMDGRKHRLILPEAQVQDSGEFECRTEGISAFFSVTVQDPPVHIVAPREHVFVHAITSECVMLTCEVDREDAPVHWFKDGQEVEESDFVLLESEGPHRRLVLPSAQPSVGGEFQCVAGDERAYFTVTITDVSSWIVYPSGKVYVAAVRLERVVLTCELCRPWAEVRWTKDGEEVVESPALLLQKEDTVRRLVLPAVQLEDSGEYLCEIDDESASFTVTVTEPPVRILYPRDEVTLVAVSLECVVLMCELSREDAPVRWYKDGLEVEESEALVLESDGPHRRLVLPAAQPQDGGEFVCDAGDDSAFYTVTVTAPPERIVHPAARSLDLQFRAPGRVELRCEVAPAGSQVRWYKDGLEVEASDALQLGAEGPTRTLTLPHAQPEDAGEYVCETRDEAVTFNISLAEPPVQFLAPEAAPGPLCVAPGEPVVLSCELSRAGALVFWSHNGKPVQTGEGLELRAEGPRRVLCIRAADLAHAGLYTCQCGAAPGAPSLSFTVQVAEPPVRVVAPEAAQTRVRSTPGGDLELAVRLSGPGGPVRWYKDGERLASQGRVQLEQDGARQVLRVRGARSRDAGEYLCDTPQDSRIFLVSVEEPPLVKLISELTPLTVHEGDDATFRCEVSPPDADITWLRNGVVVTPGPQLEMTQNGSSRTLTVRSCRLEDAGTVTARAGGTSTSARLHVRETELLFLRRLQDVRAEEGQDVCLEVETGRVGAAGAVHWMRGGAPLPPDSRLSTAQDGHIYRLFIHCVVLADQGTYGCESHHDRTLARLSVRQAPVTIVRGLQDLEVTEGDTATFECALSQTLADVTWEKDGQPLTPSARLRLQALGTRRLLQLRRCSPLDAGTYSCVVGMARTGPVHLVVRERKVSVLSELRSVRAREGDGATFECTVSEVETAGSWELGGRPLRPGGRVRIRQEGKKHILVLSELRAEDAGEVRFQAGPAQSVAQLEVEALPLQMLRRPPREKTVLVGRRAVLEVTVSRPGGQVCWLREGAELCPGDKYQLRSHGPTHSLVIHDVRPEDQGTYCCQAGQDSAYTRLLVEGDATLST, encoded by the exons ATGAAGGCGGGCTCGGGGGATCAGGGGAGCCCCCCGTGCTTCCTGCGCTTCCCGCGGCCCGTGCGGGTGGTAAGTGGCGCGGAGGCCGAGCTCAAGTGCGTGGTGCTGGGGGAGCCGCCGCCCACTGTCGTGTGGGAGAAGGGCGGGCAGCAGCTGGCGGCCTCCGATCGCCTGAGCTTCCCGGTAGACGGCGCCGAGCACTGCCTGCTGCTGAGCGGGGCGCTGCCCACCGACGCTGGGGTCTACGTGTGCCGCGCCCGCAACTCGGCCGGAGAGGCCTACGCGGCAGCTGCCGTCACCGTGCTGGAGCCGCCGGCCCACGAGCCCGAGCCCCAGCTCGCCGAGCGCCCGCTGCCGCCGCCCGGAGCCGGAGAGGGCGCCCCGGTGTTCCTGACGGGGCCCCGGTCCCAGTGGGTGCTGCGGGGGGCGGAGGTGGTGCTGGAGTGCCAGGTGGGGGGCCTCCCCGCGCCCACGCTCTACTGGGAGAAGGATGGGATGGCGCTGGACGAAGTGTGGGACAGCAGCCACTTCTCCCTCGAGCCGGGCCgcgcgggcgcgggcgcgggcgcgggcgcgAGCCTGGCGCTTCGCATCCTGGCGGCTCGGCTGCCCGACTCGGGCGTCTACGTGTGCCACGCCCGCAACGCCCACGGCCACGCGCGGGCCGGGGCGCTGCTGCAGGTGCAGCAGACCCCCGAGAGCCCGCCCGAGGACCCCGACGAGGCCCCCACGCCCGTGGTGGAGCCGCTTAAGTGCGCGCCCAAGACCTTCTGGGTGAACGAGGGCAAGCACGCAAAGTTCCGCTGCTACGTGATGGGCAAGCCGGAGCCAGAAATTGAATGGCACTGGGAGGGCCGCCCGCTGCTCCCCGATCGCCGCCGCCTCATGTACCGCGACCGAGACGGCGGCTTTGTGCTCAAGGTGCTGTACTGCCAGGCCAAGGACCGTGGGCTCTACGTGTGCGCCGCGCGCAATTCGGCGGGCCAGACGCTCAGTGCGGTGCAGCTGCACGTGAAAG AGCCCCGCCTCCGCTTCTCTAGGCCGCTGCAGGACGTGGAGGGCCGAGAGCATGGAATTGCGGTGCTGGAGTGTAAAGTCCCCAACTCTCGCATTCCCACTGCCTGGTTCCGCGAGGACCAGCGACTACTGCCCTGCCGCAAGTACGAGCAAATCGAGGAGGGCACGGTCCGCCGCCTCATCATCCACAGGCTGAAGGCGGACGACGACGGCGTCTACCTGTGCGAGATGCGCGGCCGTGTGCGCACCGTGGCCAACGTGACAGTCAAAG GGCCCATCCTGAAGCGGCTGCCCCGGAAGCTCGACGTTTTTGAGGGCGAAAACGCGGTGCTGCTGGTGGAGACACGCGAGGCTGGGGTGGAGGGACGCTGGAGTCGCGACGGAGAGGACCTGCCGGCCACCTGTCAGAGCAGCTCAGGCCACATGCACGCCCTGGTCCTTCCAGGGGTCACCCGAGAAGATGCTGGGGAGGTCACCTTCAGTCTGGGCAACTCCCGGACCACCACTCTGCTTAGAGTCAAAT GCATCAAGCACAATCCCCCAGGACCCCCAGTGTTGGCTGAGATGTTCAAGGGCCACAGGAACACGGTCCTGCTCACCTGGAAGCCTCCAGACCCCACCCCCGAGACCCCCTTCATCTACCGGCTGGAGCGGCAGGAGGTGGGCTCGGAAGACTGGGTACAGTGCTTCAGCATTGAGAAAGCCGGGGCCGTGGAGGTGCCCGGGGACTGCGTGCCGACCGAGGGTGACTACCGCTTCCGAGTCTGCACCGTCAGTGAACACGGCCGCAGCCCGCACGTGGTGTTCCATGGGTCTGCTCACCTGG TGCCCACAGCTCGCCTGGTGGCTGGTCTGGAGGAGGTGCAGGTGTATGATGGGGAAGACGCCGTCTTCTCCCTGGATCTCTCCACCGTCATCCAGGGCACCTGGTTCCTTAACGGGGAGGAGCTCAAGAGTAACGAGCCAGAGGGCCAGGTGGGGCCGGGGCCCCTGCGGTACCGGGTGGAACAGCATGGCCTGCAGCACAGGCTCATCCTGCAGGCCGTCCGGCATCAGGACAGTGGGGCCCTGATCGGCTTCAGCTGCCCAGGTGTGCAGGACTCAGCTGCCCTCACCATCCAAG AGAGTCCCGTGCACATCCTGAGCCCCCAGGACAAGGTGTCGCTGACCTTTACAACCTCCGATCGGGTGGTACTGACCTGTGAGCTCTCCCGGGTGGACTTCCCAGCGAGCTGGTACAAGGATGGGCAGCAGGTGGAGGAGAGCGAGTCACTGGTGGTGAAGATGGACGGGCGCAAACACCGCCTAATCCTGCCCGAGGCCCAGGTCCAGGACAGCGGCGAGTTCGAGTGCAGGACAGAAGGCATCTCAGCCTTCTTCAGCGTCACCGTCCAAG ACCCCCCAGTGCACATCGTGGCCCCCCGGGAGCATGTGTTTGTGCACGCCATAACCTCTGAGTGTGTCATGCTGACCTGTGAGGTGGACCGGGAGGACGCTCCTGTGCACTGGTTCAAGGACGGACAGGAGGTGGAGGAGAGTGACTTCGTGCTGCTGGAGAGTGAAGGGCCCCACCGCCGCCTTGTGCTGCCCTCCGCCCAGCCTTCCGTCGGGGGCGAGTTCCAGTGTGTCGCTGGAGACGAGCGCGCCTACTTCACCGTGACCATCACAG ACGTCTCCTCGTGGATCGTGTACCCCAGCGGCAAGGTGTACGTGGCGGCCGTGCGCCTGGAGCGCGTGGTGCTGACCTGCGAGCTGTGCCGGCCCTGGGCCGAGGTGCGCTGGACCAAGGATGGCGAGGAGGTGGTGGAGAGTCCTGCGCTGCTCCTACAGAAGGAGGACACAGTGCGCCGCCTGGTGCTGCCCGCCGTTCAGCTGGAGGACTCGGGCGAGTACTTGTGTGAAATCGATGACGAATCCGCCTCATTCACGGTCACCGTCACAG AACCCCCAGTGCGCATCCTATACCCCCGGGACGAGGTGACCTTGGTGGCCGTGAGCTTGGAGTGTGTGGTGCTGATGTGTGAGCTGTCTCGGGAGGATGCCCCAGTGCGCTGGTACAAGGACGGGCTGGAGGTGGAGGAAAGCGAGGCCCTGGTGCTGGAGAGCGACGGGCCCCACCGTCGCCTGGTGCTGCCCGCCGCCCAGCCCCAGGACGGGGGCGAGTTCGTATGCGACGCCGGAGACGACTCAGCCTTCTACACTGTCACTGTCACAG CCCCTCCAGAGAGGATTGTGCACCCAGCAGCCCGCTCGCTGGACCTGCAGTTCAGGGCTCCGGGGCGCGTGGAGCTGCGCTGCGAGGTGGCCCCAGCTGGGTCCCAGGTGCGCTGGTACAAGGATGGGCTGGAGGTGGAAGCATCGGATGCCCTGCAACTGGGTGCCGAGGGACCCACCCGCACCCTGACCCTGCCCCACGCCCAGCCCGAGGACGCCGGGGAGTATGTGTGTGAGACTCGCGATGAAGCTGTCACCTTCAACATCAGCCTGGCTG AGCCCCCTGTCCAGTTCCTTGCCCCAGAGGCAGCCCCTGGCCCGCTCTGCGTGGCCCCCGGGGAGCCAGTGGTGCTGAGCTGTGAACTGTCCAGGGCTGGTGCCCTGGTCTTCTGGAGCCATAACGGGAAGCCGGTGCAAACAGGCGAGGGCCTGGAGCTCCGAGCCGAAGGACCCCGCCGCGTCCTCTGCATCCGGGCTGCAGACCTGGCCCACGCAGGCCTCTACACCTGCCAGTGTGGGGCAGCACCGGGGGCCCCCAGCCTCAGCTTCACCGTCCAAGTGGCTG AGCCCCCCGTGCGGGTGGTGGCCCCCGAGGCAGCCCAGACGAGGGTTCGCAGCACCCCAGGTGGGGACCTAGAGCTGGCGGTGCGCCTCTCCGGGCCAGGGGGCCCTGTACGCTGGTACAAGGACGGGGAGCGCCTGGCCAGCCAGGGGCGGGTGCAGCTGGAGCAGGACGGGGCAAGGCAGGTGCTGCGGGTGCGGGGGGCACGGAGCAGGGACGCTGGGGAGTACCTGTGCGACACGCCCCAGGACAGCCGCATCTTCCTCGTCAGCGTGGAAG aACCCCCGCTGGTGAAGCTAATCTCGGAGCTGACACCACTCACTGTCCATGAGGGGGATGACGCCACGTTCCGGTGTGAAGTCTCCCCACCAGATGCCGACATCACTTGGCTGCGCAATGGGGTCGTTGTCACTCCAGGGCCCCAGCTAGAGATGACCCAGAATGGGTCAAGCCGCACACTGACCGTGCGAAGCTGCCGGCTCGAGGATGCAGGGACTGTGACTGCCCGAGCTGGGGGCACATCCACAAGTGCCCGGCTGCACGTTCGAG AAACGGAGCTGCTGTTCCTGCGGCGGCTGCAGGACGTGCGGGCGGAGGAAGGCCAGGACGTGTGCCTCGAAGTGGAGACCGGCCGCGTGGGGGCGGCAGGGGCCGTCCACTGGATGCGAGGTGGGGCGCCCCTGCCCCCTGACTCCCGCCTGTCCACAGCCCAGGACGGCCACATCTACCGCCTCTTCATCCACTGCGTTGTGCTGGCCGACCAGGGCACCTACGGCTGCGAGAGCCACCACGACCGCACCCTGGCCCGGCTCAGCGTGAGGC AGGCCCCAGTGACCATTGTGCGGGGGCTCCAGGACCTTGAAGTGACCGAGGGCGACACAGCTACGTTCGAGTGTGCACTTTCCCAGACCTTGGCTGATGTCACCTGGGAGAAG GATGGGCAGCCGCTCACCCCCAGCGCTCGGCTCAGGCTCCAGGCCCTCGGCACGCGCCGCCTTCTCCAGCTGCGGCGCTGCAGCCCCTTGGACGCAGGGACCTACAGCTGCGTGGTGGGGATGGCCCGAACTGGGCCCGTTCACCTAGTGGTGCGCG AGCGCAAGGTGTCTGTCCTCTCTGAGTTGCGGTCCGTGAGGGCCCGGGAAGGCGACGGAGCCACGTTCGAGTGCACCGTGTCGGAGGTCGAgacagctgggagctgggagctCGGAGGCCGCCCGCTGAGACCCGGAGGCCGCGTCCGCATCCGGCAGGAAG GGAAGAAACACATATTGGTGCTGAGCGAACTACGCGCCGAGGACGCTGGTGAGGTCCGCTTCCAGGCGGGACCCGCCCAGTCCGTGGCTCAACTGGAGGTGGAGG CACTGCCTCTGCAGATGCTCCGCCGGCCCCCTCGCGAGAAGACGGTTCTGGTCGGTCGCCGGGCGGTGCTGGAGGTGACAGTGTCCCGGCCGGGAGGTCAAGTGTGCTGGTTGCGGGAAGGGGCTGAGCTGTGCCCGGGAGACAAGTATCAGCTGCGCAGCCACGGCCCCACCCACAGCCTGGTCATCCATGACGTTCGACCTGAGGATCAGGGCACCTACTGCTGCCAGGCCGGCCAAGACAGCGCCTACACACGGCTGCTGGTAGAGG GAGATGCCACACTCTCCACCTGA